In the Corynebacterium suedekumii genome, one interval contains:
- a CDS encoding ABC transporter permease subunit, with product MTGALDTRTSTPGRRRSGGGLWIKLLLMAAVNAFGFYGIAASWLSEQWGILAFLVVALIAADVVYFWGDKRMLPWKYLFPAAVMLLIFQVFVVIYTAGIAFTNYGDGHNSSKEDAIAALELKYDEPVPGAPSWPVSVIDDGDELGLAVVTDDGVLAARNGEDLAPVSTGDTEVTDGRVTALEGWEVLDRQEAMQRQEDVLDIRVGSGTADGDVLRTNDARTSTSYVSTMSYDEEKDAFVAQDGTEYRPNDTGSFQSDAGEELIPGWRVNVGLSNFTQVFSDSTYAGPFLSVTAWTFAFAFLSVALTFFAGLLMALLFNDPNMRLRGFYRALVIMPYAFPAFLSILIWAGLLNTDFGFFNQVLFGGADINWLGDPWLARLSTLIVNLWLGFPYMFLVTTGALQSIPDDVYKAAKIDGAGAWTTFRKITLPLLMIAVGPLLVASFAMNFNNFNVIYLLTGGGPRDLDSPTGVGATDILISFVYKIAFASGENQYGVASAISLMIFIMVAIVSAVTLIRSNSLKEID from the coding sequence ATGACCGGCGCACTCGATACCCGAACCAGCACCCCCGGCCGGCGCCGCAGCGGCGGTGGCCTGTGGATCAAACTGCTGCTCATGGCGGCAGTCAACGCCTTCGGCTTCTACGGCATCGCCGCCTCCTGGCTGTCGGAGCAGTGGGGAATCCTCGCGTTCCTCGTCGTCGCGCTCATCGCGGCGGACGTCGTCTACTTCTGGGGCGACAAGCGGATGCTGCCGTGGAAGTACCTCTTCCCCGCGGCCGTGATGCTGCTCATCTTCCAGGTGTTCGTGGTCATCTACACCGCGGGCATCGCGTTCACCAACTACGGCGACGGCCACAACTCCTCGAAGGAGGACGCCATCGCCGCCCTCGAGCTCAAGTACGACGAGCCCGTGCCCGGCGCGCCGTCCTGGCCGGTGAGCGTCATCGACGACGGCGACGAACTCGGCCTGGCCGTGGTCACCGACGACGGTGTCCTCGCCGCCCGCAACGGCGAGGACCTCGCCCCCGTGAGCACCGGGGACACCGAGGTGACCGACGGCCGGGTCACCGCGCTCGAAGGCTGGGAGGTCCTCGACCGGCAGGAGGCGATGCAGCGACAGGAGGATGTCCTGGACATCCGTGTCGGCTCCGGCACGGCGGACGGTGACGTGCTGCGGACGAATGACGCGCGGACGTCGACAAGCTATGTCTCCACCATGTCCTACGACGAGGAGAAGGACGCCTTCGTCGCGCAGGACGGTACCGAGTACCGCCCGAACGACACCGGCTCCTTCCAGTCGGACGCCGGCGAGGAACTCATCCCCGGGTGGCGCGTCAACGTCGGCCTGTCCAACTTCACCCAGGTGTTCTCCGACTCGACGTACGCGGGGCCCTTCCTGTCGGTGACGGCGTGGACCTTCGCGTTCGCGTTCCTGTCGGTGGCGCTGACCTTCTTCGCGGGTCTGCTCATGGCCCTGCTGTTCAATGACCCGAACATGCGGCTGCGCGGCTTCTACCGTGCGCTGGTGATCATGCCCTACGCGTTCCCGGCGTTCCTGTCCATCCTCATCTGGGCGGGTCTGCTCAACACGGACTTCGGCTTCTTCAACCAGGTGCTCTTCGGCGGGGCGGACATCAACTGGCTCGGTGATCCCTGGCTGGCACGGCTGTCCACGCTCATTGTCAACCTGTGGCTGGGCTTCCCGTACATGTTCCTCGTGACCACCGGCGCCCTGCAGTCCATCCCGGACGACGTGTACAAGGCCGCGAAGATCGACGGCGCGGGTGCCTGGACCACGTTCCGGAAGATCACCCTCCCGCTGCTCATGATCGCCGTGGGCCCGCTGCTCGTGGCCAGCTTCGCCATGAACTTCAACAACTTCAACGTCATCTACCTGCTCACCGGCGGTGGGCCACGTGACCTCGACTCGCCCACCGGCGTCGGCGCCACCGACATCCTCATCAGCTTCGTGTACAAGATCGCGTTCGCCTCGGGTGAGAACCAGTACGGCGTGGCCTCCGCGATCTCCCTGATGATCTTCATCATGGTGGCCATCGTCTCCGCCGTCACGCTCATCCGCTCCAACTCGCTGAAGGAGATCGACTGA
- a CDS encoding VOC family protein gives MKLELLFLPTTDLDATLATYRDLGFEEVWREGDSTAAITLPGSEVQIMLDSNDPTAVAGPMLVVDNVQTFHDARPAALEVLQAPAEIPDGFMATYRDAGGTTIYVLDQSTAG, from the coding sequence ATGAAGCTCGAACTCCTCTTCTTGCCGACCACCGACCTTGACGCCACGCTCGCGACTTATCGCGATCTCGGATTCGAGGAGGTCTGGCGCGAAGGCGACAGCACCGCCGCCATCACTCTTCCCGGAAGCGAAGTGCAGATCATGCTCGACTCGAACGATCCGACCGCAGTCGCAGGGCCGATGCTCGTGGTGGACAACGTGCAGACGTTCCATGACGCCCGACCGGCGGCGCTCGAAGTCCTGCAAGCACCCGCAGAGATCCCCGACGGGTTCATGGCGACCTACCGCGACGCGGGCGGCACCACCATCTACGTACTCGACCAATCGACCGCGGGCTGA
- a CDS encoding TetR/AcrR family transcriptional regulator, translating to MREWIPISTSPKGRLALAAVNEFGARPFGDVTVGELAAAADVTTGAIYHHFGSKLGLYAFVRRDVERRLIDRMEGAAEFARQHAVRAALQVGFDFATGQGFLHLLAQPPLGAEDDLLVEMLHQLLAPRKEPVGQVLAAGWRAALLAVAGGVSVNDARDALSALNY from the coding sequence ATGCGCGAGTGGATTCCGATCTCAACTTCGCCGAAGGGGCGTCTGGCGCTCGCGGCGGTCAATGAGTTCGGCGCACGCCCCTTTGGCGATGTGACGGTCGGTGAGCTCGCCGCCGCGGCCGACGTGACCACCGGAGCGATCTACCATCACTTCGGCAGCAAGCTCGGCCTGTACGCCTTCGTTCGGCGCGACGTCGAACGAAGGCTGATCGACCGCATGGAAGGCGCTGCCGAGTTCGCGAGGCAGCACGCGGTGCGTGCCGCGCTGCAGGTCGGGTTCGATTTCGCAACCGGGCAAGGATTCCTACACCTGCTCGCCCAGCCGCCTCTCGGCGCTGAAGACGATCTGCTGGTGGAAATGCTCCACCAGCTCCTTGCGCCGCGCAAGGAGCCGGTGGGTCAGGTGCTCGCGGCTGGCTGGCGCGCGGCATTGCTCGCGGTGGCTGGTGGCGTATCCGTGAACGACGCCAGGGATGCGCTGTCGGCGCTGAACTACTAG
- a CDS encoding ABC transporter ATP-binding protein yields the protein MATITLDHLDKLYPNGYHAITDVNLDIEDGEFVILVGPSGCGKSTLLNMIAGLEDITGGEMRIDGKVVNDLSARDRDIAMVFQSYALYPHMTVRENIAFPLKLAHLPKSEVNEKIAEVSASLGLDEYLDRKPAQLSGGQRQRVAMGRAIVRRPKVFLMDEPLSNLDAKLRVQMRGEIARLQKDLGVTTVYVTHDQTEAMTLGDRVVVMRKGVIQQAGSPDELYRNPRNLFVAGFIGSPSMNFVPGRLIDRTTVATGFGDIRLPEELAALATRATGESVILGIRPEDFDDAYLVDPAVADRGTTIEVTLDMVESTGADRFIHFRAPERHAPADHLREAAQDAGVDDLGGELVARVTNASQVRPGMQMNLWFDPRSLHLFDGESGDSLRQETVS from the coding sequence TTGGCCACCATCACTCTTGACCATCTGGACAAGCTCTATCCCAATGGCTATCACGCCATCACGGACGTCAACCTGGACATCGAGGACGGGGAGTTCGTCATCCTCGTCGGACCGTCCGGTTGCGGCAAGTCCACCCTCCTCAACATGATCGCCGGACTGGAGGACATCACCGGCGGAGAAATGCGGATCGACGGGAAGGTGGTCAATGACCTGTCCGCCCGGGACCGCGACATCGCCATGGTCTTCCAGTCCTACGCGCTGTACCCGCACATGACGGTGCGGGAGAACATCGCGTTTCCCCTCAAGCTCGCTCATCTGCCGAAGTCGGAGGTCAACGAGAAGATCGCCGAGGTCTCCGCCTCGCTCGGACTGGACGAGTACCTGGACCGGAAGCCTGCCCAGCTCTCGGGCGGCCAGCGACAGCGGGTGGCCATGGGACGCGCCATCGTCCGGCGCCCCAAGGTCTTCCTCATGGATGAGCCGCTGTCCAACCTCGACGCGAAGCTGCGGGTGCAGATGCGCGGCGAGATAGCCCGACTGCAGAAGGATCTCGGCGTCACCACCGTCTACGTCACCCACGACCAGACCGAGGCCATGACTCTCGGCGATCGGGTGGTGGTCATGCGCAAGGGGGTCATCCAGCAGGCCGGCAGCCCCGATGAGCTCTACCGCAACCCGCGGAACCTCTTCGTCGCCGGGTTCATCGGCTCCCCGTCGATGAACTTCGTCCCGGGTCGTCTCATTGACCGGACCACGGTGGCCACCGGTTTCGGCGACATCCGCCTGCCGGAGGAGCTGGCCGCACTGGCGACCCGGGCGACGGGTGAGTCCGTCATCCTGGGCATCCGTCCGGAAGACTTCGACGACGCCTACCTCGTCGACCCGGCCGTCGCCGACCGGGGAACCACCATCGAGGTGACCCTCGACATGGTCGAGTCGACGGGTGCGGACCGCTTCATCCACTTCCGGGCCCCGGAGCGCCACGCCCCGGCCGACCATCTGCGGGAGGCGGCGCAGGACGCCGGGGTCGACGATCTCGGTGGTGAGCTGGTCGCCCGGGTGACCAACGCCAGCCAGGTTCGCCCTGGCATGCAGATGAACCTGTGGTTCGATCCCCGCTCCCTGCACCTGTTCGACGGGGAGAGCGGCGACTCGCTGCGGCAGGAGACGGTGTCATGA
- a CDS encoding sugar ABC transporter permease — MSTPTSAPQTPGTSRASADDFQRNRRSPWLQFRRGGWRHIVAWLIIIYALFPILYVVSASLSSEGTLTGSNQLFQSIGPENYQNLLTDEQHPYMKWFINSMVVSSVTAIGTVLMGAAAAYAFSRYRFKARRPGLIALLIIQMFPQLLAFVAIFLLLFSIKSVYPWLGLNSLPGLILIYLGGSLGSNTFLMFGFFNTVPTEIDKAAYIDGATHSQVYWRIILPLITPSLVVVGMLAFVASFSDFLMAQIVLQDPDKWTLAVGLYQFVAVQFGENWGVFTAGAVIAAAPVVLLFIVLQRYIVSGISGAVKG, encoded by the coding sequence ATGTCCACCCCCACCAGCGCACCACAGACACCGGGGACGTCACGGGCCTCCGCCGATGACTTCCAACGCAACCGACGCTCCCCGTGGCTGCAGTTCCGCCGCGGCGGCTGGCGGCACATCGTCGCCTGGCTCATCATCATCTACGCCCTGTTCCCCATCCTCTACGTCGTCTCGGCGTCCCTGTCCTCCGAGGGCACTCTGACGGGGTCGAACCAGCTCTTCCAGTCCATCGGGCCGGAGAACTACCAGAACCTGCTCACCGACGAGCAGCACCCGTACATGAAGTGGTTCATCAACTCGATGGTCGTGTCCTCGGTCACGGCGATCGGCACGGTGCTCATGGGCGCGGCCGCCGCCTACGCCTTCTCCCGCTACCGTTTCAAGGCGCGCCGCCCGGGCCTCATCGCCCTGCTCATCATCCAGATGTTCCCGCAGCTGCTGGCCTTCGTGGCCATCTTCCTGCTGCTGTTCTCCATCAAGTCGGTGTACCCGTGGCTGGGGCTGAACTCCCTGCCGGGCCTCATCCTCATCTACCTCGGCGGTTCGCTCGGGTCGAACACGTTCCTCATGTTCGGCTTCTTCAACACCGTCCCCACGGAGATCGACAAGGCCGCCTACATCGACGGCGCCACCCATTCCCAGGTGTACTGGCGGATCATCCTCCCGCTGATCACCCCGTCCCTGGTGGTGGTGGGCATGCTCGCTTTCGTGGCCAGCTTCTCCGACTTCCTCATGGCGCAGATCGTGCTCCAGGACCCGGACAAGTGGACCCTGGCCGTCGGCCTGTACCAGTTCGTGGCCGTCCAATTCGGCGAGAACTGGGGCGTGTTCACCGCCGGCGCGGTCATCGCCGCCGCCCCCGTGGTGCTGCTGTTCATCGTGCTGCAGCGCTACATCGTCTCCGGCATCTCCGGAGCGGTCAAGGGCTGA
- a CDS encoding sugar ABC transporter substrate-binding protein encodes MTPGFDRRSFLKLAGLTAVTSGLAACGSAGSGASGAAPLLGGTRPLTIWASQYEVPGLEKVAERFSADTGVDIRVIQRNYNGQMLSDFLTQVPTGEGPDLIVAPHDVLGQVVNNGAVSPLDLINPEETFVDIALQAVTYDGRYYGVPFIIENVALLRNNEMTRHTPTDFDDLLREGHRLMDEGVAQYPFTTSQSEASGDPYHLYPIQSSFGAEVFERDADGAYTAELGMGGEEGRAFATYLAELGRNRDLIITMTPDISKQAFIDGESPYFIAGPWNLPDIQAAGMDIEVLSVPSAGGQPAVPFVGVSSFMVNANSASPLAARDLALNYLSERDVQLELFANNQRPPANTEALAGMGDPVLAEYARIAQEDGAPMPSIPAMGAVWNFWGSTQNGIVTGAGDPTTLWDTMITNIERAIDA; translated from the coding sequence ATGACGCCCGGATTCGACCGCCGCTCCTTCCTCAAACTCGCCGGGCTCACGGCGGTGACCTCCGGTCTCGCCGCCTGCGGTTCCGCCGGTTCCGGGGCGTCCGGGGCTGCCCCGCTGCTCGGCGGCACCCGTCCGTTGACCATCTGGGCCAGCCAGTACGAGGTTCCCGGCCTGGAGAAGGTGGCGGAGCGGTTCTCGGCGGACACGGGGGTGGACATCCGTGTGATCCAGCGCAACTACAACGGGCAGATGCTCTCGGACTTCCTCACCCAGGTGCCCACCGGCGAGGGACCGGACCTCATCGTCGCCCCGCATGACGTGCTGGGACAGGTGGTCAACAACGGTGCCGTCTCGCCCCTGGACCTCATCAACCCGGAGGAGACGTTCGTCGACATCGCCCTGCAGGCCGTCACCTACGACGGCCGCTACTACGGCGTGCCGTTCATCATCGAGAACGTCGCCCTGCTCCGCAACAACGAGATGACCCGGCACACGCCGACCGATTTCGATGACCTCCTGCGGGAGGGGCACCGGCTGATGGACGAGGGCGTCGCACAGTACCCCTTCACCACCAGCCAGTCGGAGGCCTCGGGCGACCCGTACCACCTCTACCCCATCCAGTCCTCCTTCGGCGCCGAGGTCTTCGAGCGCGACGCCGACGGCGCGTACACCGCGGAACTGGGCATGGGTGGTGAGGAGGGCCGCGCCTTCGCCACCTACCTCGCCGAGCTGGGACGCAACCGGGACCTCATCATCACCATGACCCCGGACATCTCCAAGCAGGCGTTCATCGACGGTGAATCCCCGTACTTCATCGCCGGGCCATGGAACCTGCCGGACATCCAGGCGGCCGGGATGGACATCGAGGTGCTCTCGGTGCCCTCCGCCGGTGGCCAGCCCGCCGTCCCCTTCGTGGGCGTGTCCTCGTTCATGGTCAACGCCAACTCCGCGTCGCCGCTGGCGGCCCGGGACCTGGCACTGAACTACCTGTCCGAACGTGACGTCCAGCTGGAGCTGTTCGCCAACAACCAACGCCCACCCGCCAACACGGAGGCCCTGGCCGGCATGGGGGATCCCGTGCTCGCCGAATACGCCCGCATCGCCCAGGAGGACGGCGCCCCCATGCCGTCCATCCCCGCGATGGGTGCGGTGTGGAACTTCTGGGGCAGCACCCAGAACGGCATCGTCACCGGTGCCGGCGACCCGACCACCCTGTGGGACACCATGATCACCAACATTGAGAGGGCGATCGACGCATGA